The stretch of DNA AAAGGTTTAAAGAGAAATTCAAATTAAATAACACACCAATCATTCTTTTTGTAGGCAGGAAAAGCTATCCCAAAAGATATGATCTTCTTATCAGGGCAATAGACAAGCTGAACAGTCAAGGTAAAAGATGCCGCCTGGTAATTATAGGACCAGATGAAGATAAAATGCCTATCCCATCAAAAAACGTTTTATATTTGGGTAAGGTAGACAGAAAAATGATTTTAGATGCATATGATGCATGCGATATATTTTCAATGATGTCTGAGTCAGAAAGCTTTGGTATAGTATATTGCGAAGCCTGGATGCGTAAAAAGCCTGTTATTGGAAATAAATATTGTGGCCCCGTGTCCACTTTAATAGAGGATGGAGTAGATGGATTTCTATGTGATGAAAATGATTTGGCAGAGAAAATTAGTATCCTTTTGTCAGATGAAAAACTGAGGAATAATATGGGAGAAAAAGGCTATGGAAAAACAGTAAATAGATACACTTGGGACATCATCGGTAATAAGGTAAAAAGAATTTATGAAGAATTATGTAAATAAAGAATAAAAGCCACCTCAATTGAATTGGAGATTATGGGTTTTTTTATCTTTTTCTGAACAAATATTTAATTCGTGGACAACATGCTGCACCAGAACTACATTCAGTGCAGAATCGGGACGGTCTATCAAGAATAACTTCACTTCTTAATTGTGAAAATTCTTGGTTGTTCCATATTTTATCTACCGGAGTTACGAAAACGTTACCATAAATCCTACTCGATAATGCACATGTATGTATATTACCGCTTTGATCAATTTTTAATTGGGTGAAAGGTAAACTGCACCAAGCTGAGTCGGGTTGATGATGCCAATTTCTGACAATATTGAATCTAGTTAATGGAAGTTTTTTATTTAGTTGGACAGAACTTTTTAGCCTTTCAGTCTGAATGAAAATGTCTTCTATATTTAAATCTATTTGATTTCTTGTAGCAGTTTCGAGTGCTTGTAATAAATATTTCTCAACTTCTAGACTTTGTGGATTACAGCACATCTCCATTAATTCTTTGTGGTGTGGTATCAGAGGATATACAAAAATATCTTCAATACCTATTTCTGACGCCATAGTTACAAACTCATTAAGTTCCTCTAAATTTTGTTTATATAATGTCCATAAAATTATTAGATGGAAACGAGGATTTTGAATTTCTCGTTGATAATCCATGATTCGTCTTAGATTTCCGAAAACTGTTTCATACTTTGCCCCAACTCTGATGGATTCATATGTTTCTTTTCGGGCTCCTTCAAGAGAAACAGCTACTCCGCATCCCAACTCTACAAAACGCTTTAATTGGTAATCTTTAACACGCGAGAGACTTGTATTGAATGTAACCAATCGCTTACCATTATCCGCCGTAAATTCAAGTATCTCATCCCAATTTGGATGTAAAATTGACTCACCTCCTCCAGATAAATCTATTTGGCGGGCGTAGTTATAATAACTTTCTGGAATCTGTTTAAAAACCTCTATTGATAAGAATGTTTTGCGCATCTGATTCTCAAAAGTTCGGTAACAGTGTATACAACGTAGATGGCAAACATCGGTTAAATCGAAAACTATTTCAGCCGGTCTACATATTTTCAAGATAGCTCGAATTTTTAATATAGGCTTGAATAGCTTTGAATTTGCTCGGATTTGAATTCTAGGAATATTCATAGTATAAAATTAAAATTCTTATTGTTTATTCTCTTTATTTAATCAGTAATTAATCTTTTCTATCATATAGTACCTGTAGAGTCCGGAAATTATCTCGTTCAGCTTTTTCAGAACCAATGGTCAAACTTATACACAATAAACATAAAATTGATACTCGCCTCACAGAGATCTAAAGATGAAACAAT from Candidatus Methanoperedens sp. encodes:
- a CDS encoding radical SAM protein, which encodes MNIPRIQIRANSKLFKPILKIRAILKICRPAEIVFDLTDVCHLRCIHCYRTFENQMRKTFLSIEVFKQIPESYYNYARQIDLSGGGESILHPNWDEILEFTADNGKRLVTFNTSLSRVKDYQLKRFVELGCGVAVSLEGARKETYESIRVGAKYETVFGNLRRIMDYQREIQNPRFHLIILWTLYKQNLEELNEFVTMASEIGIEDIFVYPLIPHHKELMEMCCNPQSLEVEKYLLQALETATRNQIDLNIEDIFIQTERLKSSVQLNKKLPLTRFNIVRNWHHQPDSAWCSLPFTQLKIDQSGNIHTCALSSRIYGNVFVTPVDKIWNNQEFSQLRSEVILDRPSRFCTECSSGAACCPRIKYLFRKR